From a region of the Tiliqua scincoides isolate rTilSci1 chromosome 4, rTilSci1.hap2, whole genome shotgun sequence genome:
- the LOC136647502 gene encoding dimethylaniline monooxygenase [N-oxide-forming] 4-like isoform X3 has product MVRRVAIIGAGVSGLASIKCCLDEGLEPTCFEKNESIGGVWQFTETPEEGRATVYRSVISNTSKEMSCFSDFPFPADFPNYLRHSKLLDYLRMYAEKFHLLDYIRFKTTVCSVRKQPDFTATGQWLVVTETNGQRTSVAFDAIMVCSGHYAELNLPLDYFPGIENFQGRYLHTWEYRDPKPFEGGKVLVVGAGNSGGDIAVEIGRTGAQVFLSTRTGTWVLSRISDAGWPLDMIFTTRFSRFIERILPACFINRILAKKFRQWFNHENYGLIPVQSSWKPFIVNDELPSYILCGDVVVKPNVKAFTETSVIFEDETVEENVDVVIFATGYKTSFPFLDESLHSVCKSHMNLYKQVFPPHLEKPTLAIIGTIAIAGSTLPAVELQARWVTRVFNGSSKLPPVNKQISDIAKRKKDLLKHWGGSQIARTSFVSYMDEIAACIGVKPNIPLLFLSDTKLALEVVFGPCTSYQYRLNGPGKWKKARSAILTQWDRALKPLRTRVIDGSTKCTTASCLFKILALITFLGAASLVFRY; this is encoded by the exons ATGGTACGAAGAGTGGCAATCATTGGAGCAGGTGTGAGCGGACTAGCCTCCATCAAATGCTGCCTGGACGAAGGACTGGAGCCCACTTGCTTTGAGAAGAATGAAAGCATTGGGGGAGTTTGGCAATTCACG GAAACTCCTGAAGAAGGAAGGGCCACCGTTTACAGGTCTGTGATAAGCAACACCTCAAAGGAAATGAGCTGCTTCAGTGACTTCCCATTCCCAGCGGATTTCCCCAACTACCTGCGCCATTCAAAACTCCTGGACTACCTCAGGATGTATGCTGAAAAATTCCACCTTCTAGACTACATACGCTTTAAG ACCACAGTATGCAGTGTCAGAAAACAACCAGATTTCACAGCCACTGGACAATGGCTGGTTGTAACTGAGACTAATGGACAGCGGACATCAGTTGCCTTTGATGCTATTATGGTTTGCAGTGGCCATTATGCTGAGCTCAATTTACCACTAGATTATTTTCCTG GAATTGAGAACTTTCAAGGTCGCTACTTGCACACTTGGGAATACAGAGATCCAAAACCATTTGAAGGGGGAAAGGTCCTTGTGGTGGGTGCTGGGAATTCTGGAGGAGACATTGCTGTAGAGATTGGTCGTACAGGTGCTCAG GTCTTTCTCAGTACCAGAACTGGAACGTGGGTTCTGAGCCGCATTTCGGATGCAGGCTGGCCTTTGGACATGATCTTTACGACTCGCTTTTCGAGGTTCATTGAAAGGATTCTTCCAGCATGCTTCATAAATAGGATACTGGCAAAGAAGTTTCGTCAGTGGTTTAACCATGAAAACTATGGCTTAATTCCTGTTCAAAG TTCATGGAAACCTTTCATTGTGAACGATGAGCTACCCAGCTACATCCTCTGTGGCGATGTTGTGGTAAAGCCAAATGTGAAGGCATTTACTGAGACCTCTGTCATCTTTGAAGATGAAACAGTAGAAGAGAATGTAGACGTGGTCATCTTTGCTACAGGCTACAAGACCTCATTTCCCTTTTTGGATGAATCTCTCCATAGCGTCTGCAAAAGCCACATGAACCTTTATAAGCAGGTTTTCCCTCCGCACTTGGAGAAGCCCACACTAGCTATCATTGGAACTATAGCTATAGCTGGATCAACTCTACCAGCAGTGGAACTTCAGGCTCGCTGGGTTACAAGAGTATTTAATG ggTCAAGTAAACTCCCTCCAGTGAACAAACAGATAAGTGATATTGCTAAAAGGAAGAAGGATCTTCTCAAACA Ctggggagggtcacaaat AGCAAGGACAAGTTTTGTTTCCTACATGGATGAAATTGCTGCTTGTATTGGAGTTAAGCCCAACATACCATTGCTCTTCCTGTCAGACACCAAGTTAGCCTTAGAAGTTGTCTTTGGCCCCTGCACTTCTTACCAGTACCGCCTGAATGGACCTGGAAAGTGGAAGAAAGCCAGAAGTGCAATCCTGACCCAATGGGACCGAGCTCTGAAGCCCTTGAGGACTCGAGTTATAGATGGCTCCACCAAATGCACCACGGCTTCCTGCTTGTTTAAAATCCTTGCCCTAATAACATTCCTTGGTGCTGCCTCGCTTGTTTTCAGATACTGA
- the LOC136647502 gene encoding dimethylaniline monooxygenase [N-oxide-forming] 4-like isoform X2, which produces MVRRVAIIGAGVSGLASIKCCLDEGLEPTCFEKNESIGGVWQFTETPEEGRATVYRSVISNTSKEMSCFSDFPFPADFPNYLRHSKLLDYLRMYAEKFHLLDYIRFKTTVCSVRKQPDFTATGQWLVVTETNGQRTSVAFDAIMVCSGHYAELNLPLDYFPGIENFQGRYLHTWEYRDPKPFEGGKVLVVGAGNSGGDIAVEIGRTGAQVFLSTRTGTWVLSRISDAGWPLDMIFTTRFSRFIERILPACFINRILAKKFRQWFNHENYGLIPVQSSWKPFIVNDELPSYILCGDVVVKPNVKAFTETSVIFEDETVEENVDVVIFATGYKTSFPFLDESLHSVCKSHMNLYKQVFPPHLEKPTLAIIGTIAIAGSTLPAVELQARWVTRVFNGSSKLPPVNKQISDIAKRKKDLLKHRGSSTCSRTSFVSYMDEIAACIGVKPNIPLLFLSDTKLALEVVFGPCTSYQYRLNGPGKWKKARSAILTQWDRALKPLRTRVIDGSTKCTTASCLFKILALITFLGAASLVFRY; this is translated from the exons ATGGTACGAAGAGTGGCAATCATTGGAGCAGGTGTGAGCGGACTAGCCTCCATCAAATGCTGCCTGGACGAAGGACTGGAGCCCACTTGCTTTGAGAAGAATGAAAGCATTGGGGGAGTTTGGCAATTCACG GAAACTCCTGAAGAAGGAAGGGCCACCGTTTACAGGTCTGTGATAAGCAACACCTCAAAGGAAATGAGCTGCTTCAGTGACTTCCCATTCCCAGCGGATTTCCCCAACTACCTGCGCCATTCAAAACTCCTGGACTACCTCAGGATGTATGCTGAAAAATTCCACCTTCTAGACTACATACGCTTTAAG ACCACAGTATGCAGTGTCAGAAAACAACCAGATTTCACAGCCACTGGACAATGGCTGGTTGTAACTGAGACTAATGGACAGCGGACATCAGTTGCCTTTGATGCTATTATGGTTTGCAGTGGCCATTATGCTGAGCTCAATTTACCACTAGATTATTTTCCTG GAATTGAGAACTTTCAAGGTCGCTACTTGCACACTTGGGAATACAGAGATCCAAAACCATTTGAAGGGGGAAAGGTCCTTGTGGTGGGTGCTGGGAATTCTGGAGGAGACATTGCTGTAGAGATTGGTCGTACAGGTGCTCAG GTCTTTCTCAGTACCAGAACTGGAACGTGGGTTCTGAGCCGCATTTCGGATGCAGGCTGGCCTTTGGACATGATCTTTACGACTCGCTTTTCGAGGTTCATTGAAAGGATTCTTCCAGCATGCTTCATAAATAGGATACTGGCAAAGAAGTTTCGTCAGTGGTTTAACCATGAAAACTATGGCTTAATTCCTGTTCAAAG TTCATGGAAACCTTTCATTGTGAACGATGAGCTACCCAGCTACATCCTCTGTGGCGATGTTGTGGTAAAGCCAAATGTGAAGGCATTTACTGAGACCTCTGTCATCTTTGAAGATGAAACAGTAGAAGAGAATGTAGACGTGGTCATCTTTGCTACAGGCTACAAGACCTCATTTCCCTTTTTGGATGAATCTCTCCATAGCGTCTGCAAAAGCCACATGAACCTTTATAAGCAGGTTTTCCCTCCGCACTTGGAGAAGCCCACACTAGCTATCATTGGAACTATAGCTATAGCTGGATCAACTCTACCAGCAGTGGAACTTCAGGCTCGCTGGGTTACAAGAGTATTTAATG ggTCAAGTAAACTCCCTCCAGTGAACAAACAGATAAGTGATATTGCTAAAAGGAAGAAGGATCTTCTCAAACA TAGAGGGTCCTCAACATGCT CAAGGACAAGTTTTGTTTCCTACATGGATGAAATTGCTGCTTGTATTGGAGTTAAGCCCAACATACCATTGCTCTTCCTGTCAGACACCAAGTTAGCCTTAGAAGTTGTCTTTGGCCCCTGCACTTCTTACCAGTACCGCCTGAATGGACCTGGAAAGTGGAAGAAAGCCAGAAGTGCAATCCTGACCCAATGGGACCGAGCTCTGAAGCCCTTGAGGACTCGAGTTATAGATGGCTCCACCAAATGCACCACGGCTTCCTGCTTGTTTAAAATCCTTGCCCTAATAACATTCCTTGGTGCTGCCTCGCTTGTTTTCAGATACTGA
- the LOC136647502 gene encoding dimethylaniline monooxygenase [N-oxide-forming] 4-like isoform X1, with product MVRRVAIIGAGVSGLASIKCCLDEGLEPTCFEKNESIGGVWQFTETPEEGRATVYRSVISNTSKEMSCFSDFPFPADFPNYLRHSKLLDYLRMYAEKFHLLDYIRFKTTVCSVRKQPDFTATGQWLVVTETNGQRTSVAFDAIMVCSGHYAELNLPLDYFPGIENFQGRYLHTWEYRDPKPFEGGKVLVVGAGNSGGDIAVEIGRTGAQVFLSTRTGTWVLSRISDAGWPLDMIFTTRFSRFIERILPACFINRILAKKFRQWFNHENYGLIPVQSSWKPFIVNDELPSYILCGDVVVKPNVKAFTETSVIFEDETVEENVDVVIFATGYKTSFPFLDESLHSVCKSHMNLYKQVFPPHLEKPTLAIIGTIAIAGSTLPAVELQARWVTRVFNGSSKLPPVNKQISDIAKRKKDLLKQGIPIENDRARTSFVSYMDEIAACIGVKPNIPLLFLSDTKLALEVVFGPCTSYQYRLNGPGKWKKARSAILTQWDRALKPLRTRVIDGSTKCTTASCLFKILALITFLGAASLVFRY from the exons ATGGTACGAAGAGTGGCAATCATTGGAGCAGGTGTGAGCGGACTAGCCTCCATCAAATGCTGCCTGGACGAAGGACTGGAGCCCACTTGCTTTGAGAAGAATGAAAGCATTGGGGGAGTTTGGCAATTCACG GAAACTCCTGAAGAAGGAAGGGCCACCGTTTACAGGTCTGTGATAAGCAACACCTCAAAGGAAATGAGCTGCTTCAGTGACTTCCCATTCCCAGCGGATTTCCCCAACTACCTGCGCCATTCAAAACTCCTGGACTACCTCAGGATGTATGCTGAAAAATTCCACCTTCTAGACTACATACGCTTTAAG ACCACAGTATGCAGTGTCAGAAAACAACCAGATTTCACAGCCACTGGACAATGGCTGGTTGTAACTGAGACTAATGGACAGCGGACATCAGTTGCCTTTGATGCTATTATGGTTTGCAGTGGCCATTATGCTGAGCTCAATTTACCACTAGATTATTTTCCTG GAATTGAGAACTTTCAAGGTCGCTACTTGCACACTTGGGAATACAGAGATCCAAAACCATTTGAAGGGGGAAAGGTCCTTGTGGTGGGTGCTGGGAATTCTGGAGGAGACATTGCTGTAGAGATTGGTCGTACAGGTGCTCAG GTCTTTCTCAGTACCAGAACTGGAACGTGGGTTCTGAGCCGCATTTCGGATGCAGGCTGGCCTTTGGACATGATCTTTACGACTCGCTTTTCGAGGTTCATTGAAAGGATTCTTCCAGCATGCTTCATAAATAGGATACTGGCAAAGAAGTTTCGTCAGTGGTTTAACCATGAAAACTATGGCTTAATTCCTGTTCAAAG TTCATGGAAACCTTTCATTGTGAACGATGAGCTACCCAGCTACATCCTCTGTGGCGATGTTGTGGTAAAGCCAAATGTGAAGGCATTTACTGAGACCTCTGTCATCTTTGAAGATGAAACAGTAGAAGAGAATGTAGACGTGGTCATCTTTGCTACAGGCTACAAGACCTCATTTCCCTTTTTGGATGAATCTCTCCATAGCGTCTGCAAAAGCCACATGAACCTTTATAAGCAGGTTTTCCCTCCGCACTTGGAGAAGCCCACACTAGCTATCATTGGAACTATAGCTATAGCTGGATCAACTCTACCAGCAGTGGAACTTCAGGCTCGCTGGGTTACAAGAGTATTTAATG ggTCAAGTAAACTCCCTCCAGTGAACAAACAGATAAGTGATATTGCTAAAAGGAAGAAGGATCTTCTCAAACA GGGTATTCCCATTGAGAATGACAGAGCAAGGACAAGTTTTGTTTCCTACATGGATGAAATTGCTGCTTGTATTGGAGTTAAGCCCAACATACCATTGCTCTTCCTGTCAGACACCAAGTTAGCCTTAGAAGTTGTCTTTGGCCCCTGCACTTCTTACCAGTACCGCCTGAATGGACCTGGAAAGTGGAAGAAAGCCAGAAGTGCAATCCTGACCCAATGGGACCGAGCTCTGAAGCCCTTGAGGACTCGAGTTATAGATGGCTCCACCAAATGCACCACGGCTTCCTGCTTGTTTAAAATCCTTGCCCTAATAACATTCCTTGGTGCTGCCTCGCTTGTTTTCAGATACTGA